The Allocatelliglobosispora scoriae genome contains a region encoding:
- a CDS encoding Uma2 family endonuclease: MTAVVETAMDLEDPQESETAVWTEERYFALGHTLNRVELFDGSLIVSPAPTVRHQQVSNLLANLIQEAVTEGIEVAQAINIRLRHGRIAIPDVVVYVGDHDDDLVIGSGDVLLVAEVVSRSNASNDQTIKVRSYAQAGIHWYLIVEPLSDGFAMTLHELSDDHYAVTTRAGIGESLTIGEPINTTVDPKRLTRR; the protein is encoded by the coding sequence ATGACCGCGGTGGTGGAGACAGCGATGGATCTAGAGGACCCGCAGGAGTCCGAGACGGCCGTGTGGACCGAGGAACGGTATTTCGCGCTTGGCCACACCCTCAACCGCGTCGAGCTCTTCGACGGGAGCCTCATCGTGTCCCCAGCACCCACCGTTCGCCATCAGCAGGTGTCCAACCTGCTCGCCAACTTGATCCAAGAGGCGGTGACAGAGGGCATCGAGGTCGCTCAAGCGATCAACATCCGACTTCGGCATGGGCGCATCGCCATCCCTGACGTGGTGGTCTACGTGGGGGACCACGACGATGATCTCGTGATCGGCTCCGGCGACGTCCTCCTCGTCGCCGAGGTCGTCTCCCGCAGCAACGCGAGCAACGACCAGACCATCAAGGTCCGTTCTTACGCCCAGGCCGGGATTCATTGGTACCTCATCGTGGAACCCCTGTCGGACGGATTCGCGATGACCCTGCACGAACTCTCCGACGACCATTACGCCGTTACCACCCGGGCCGGAATCGGCGAGTCGCTTACCATTGGCGAGCCGATCAACACCACCGTCGACCCAAAGCGGCTGACTCGACGTTGA
- a CDS encoding penicillin acylase family protein, translating to MKNPRFWRRLRKIALWALASVLVLALILAGTIVWSVRRAFPEQGGTLALKGLQSKVTVLRDEWGVPQVYAANADDLYRAQGYLHAQDRFWEMDFRRHVTSGRVAELFGESQAETDVYLRTMGWRRVAEQEWGLISAEAKGFLTSYAEGVNAWLDANGGTEATGAKSLEYTILGLQNSGYTVEKWDPIDSLAWLKAMAWDLRGNMEAEIRRAALLAHGLSTEQVNDLYPAYPFDRNVPIVGGGDVVKGAFVPGGTSAPAGPAKAAITGSGPLIDALARGIDALPQLLGDGGPGIGSNSWVIGGGLTTTGKPLLANDPHLSPSLPGIWYQMGLHCECGLDVAGFTFSGVPGVVIGHNAKIAWGFTNLDPDVIDLYLERVEGDSVEVDGKMVPLTKREERIKVAGGKDRVITVRTSAHGPLLSDASEALRKIGASDQVAKVQTEKPTADGYAMALRWTALDPGKTVEALFALNRAADWTDFRAAAALFEVPAQNIVYADVDGNFGYQSPGRIPVRGKGDGHWPAPGWDSAYDWKGFIPFAELPSVLNPASGFIATANQAVIGPQYSHHLTDDWSYGYRSQRINDMIKQAGSAGKIGLDEIQRMQFDNRNGFAPTLVPHLERTAPTSAREAAALLKEWDFQQPESSAAAAYYNAVWKHLLILTFDELGTDYVPDGGDRWFEVVRSLLDKPESPWWNDRTTSATEKRDDILAKAQDAAFTELAEAQGTDPLAWKWGEMHTLTARNQTFGESGIGPIEWLFNHETTGVSGGDAIVNATGWSAGDGYEVDAVPSMRMIVNMAKLDDSRWIQLTGNSGHAFHANYTDQYEMWRTGQLLPFRFDRASIEKVARQTLTLTP from the coding sequence GTGAAAAACCCCCGCTTCTGGCGACGCCTTCGCAAGATTGCGCTCTGGGCGCTCGCGTCCGTGCTGGTGCTGGCCTTGATCCTCGCCGGCACGATCGTCTGGTCCGTGCGCCGGGCGTTCCCCGAACAGGGTGGAACCCTCGCACTCAAGGGCCTGCAGTCGAAGGTGACCGTCCTGCGGGACGAGTGGGGCGTGCCGCAGGTCTACGCGGCCAACGCCGACGACCTCTACCGCGCCCAGGGCTACCTGCACGCCCAGGACCGCTTCTGGGAGATGGACTTCCGCCGCCACGTCACGTCGGGCCGCGTCGCCGAGCTCTTCGGCGAGTCGCAGGCCGAGACCGACGTCTACCTGCGGACCATGGGCTGGCGCCGGGTCGCCGAGCAGGAGTGGGGCCTCATCTCCGCCGAGGCCAAGGGCTTCCTCACCTCCTACGCCGAGGGCGTCAACGCCTGGCTCGACGCCAACGGCGGCACCGAGGCGACGGGTGCCAAGAGCCTGGAGTACACGATCCTCGGCCTGCAGAACAGCGGCTACACCGTGGAGAAGTGGGATCCGATCGACTCGCTCGCCTGGCTCAAGGCGATGGCGTGGGACCTGCGGGGCAACATGGAGGCGGAGATCCGCCGCGCCGCGCTGCTCGCGCACGGGCTCAGCACCGAGCAGGTCAACGACCTCTACCCCGCCTATCCGTTCGACCGCAACGTGCCGATCGTCGGCGGTGGCGATGTCGTCAAGGGCGCTTTCGTGCCGGGTGGGACATCGGCACCGGCGGGTCCGGCGAAGGCGGCGATCACCGGCAGCGGTCCCCTGATCGACGCGCTCGCCCGGGGCATCGACGCGCTTCCGCAGCTCCTCGGCGACGGCGGTCCCGGCATCGGCTCCAACTCCTGGGTCATCGGCGGCGGGCTCACCACGACGGGCAAGCCGCTGCTCGCCAACGACCCGCACCTCTCGCCGTCGCTGCCGGGCATCTGGTACCAGATGGGCCTGCACTGCGAGTGCGGTCTCGATGTCGCCGGCTTCACCTTCTCCGGCGTACCGGGGGTCGTCATCGGACACAACGCCAAGATCGCGTGGGGCTTCACCAACCTGGACCCCGACGTGATCGACCTCTACCTGGAGCGGGTCGAGGGCGACAGCGTCGAGGTCGACGGCAAGATGGTCCCGCTCACCAAGCGCGAGGAGAGGATCAAGGTCGCGGGCGGCAAGGACCGGGTCATCACGGTCCGCACCAGCGCGCACGGTCCGCTGCTCTCCGACGCGAGCGAGGCCCTTCGCAAGATCGGCGCGTCGGACCAGGTCGCTAAGGTCCAAACCGAGAAACCCACGGCCGATGGGTACGCCATGGCGCTGCGCTGGACCGCCCTGGACCCGGGTAAGACGGTCGAGGCCCTCTTCGCGCTGAACCGAGCCGCCGACTGGACCGATTTCCGGGCCGCCGCGGCGCTCTTCGAGGTGCCCGCGCAGAACATCGTCTACGCCGATGTCGACGGCAACTTCGGTTACCAGTCCCCCGGCCGCATCCCGGTCCGGGGCAAGGGCGACGGGCACTGGCCGGCGCCGGGCTGGGACTCGGCCTACGACTGGAAGGGCTTCATCCCGTTCGCGGAGCTGCCCAGCGTGCTCAACCCGGCCAGCGGCTTCATCGCCACCGCCAACCAGGCGGTCATCGGCCCGCAGTACTCGCACCACCTCACCGACGACTGGAGCTACGGCTACCGCAGCCAGCGGATCAACGACATGATCAAGCAGGCCGGATCGGCGGGCAAGATCGGGCTCGACGAGATCCAGCGGATGCAGTTCGACAACCGCAACGGGTTCGCGCCCACCCTCGTACCCCACCTGGAGCGGACCGCACCCACCTCGGCGCGGGAGGCGGCGGCGCTGCTGAAGGAGTGGGATTTCCAGCAGCCGGAGTCCTCGGCCGCGGCGGCCTACTACAACGCGGTCTGGAAGCACCTGCTGATCCTGACCTTCGACGAGCTCGGCACCGACTACGTCCCGGACGGCGGTGACCGCTGGTTCGAGGTCGTCCGCAGTCTGCTCGACAAGCCGGAATCGCCCTGGTGGAACGACCGGACCACCTCGGCGACGGAGAAGCGCGACGACATCCTCGCCAAGGCACAGGACGCGGCGTTCACCGAGCTCGCGGAGGCACAGGGCACCGACCCGCTGGCCTGGAAGTGGGGCGAGATGCACACGCTCACCGCACGCAACCAGACCTTCGGCGAGAGCGGCATCGGGCCGATCGAGTGGCTCTTCAACCACGAGACGACCGGCGTGAGCGGCGGCGACGCGATCGTCAACGCGACCGGCTGGAGCGCGGGTGACGGTTACGAGGTGGACGCGGTGCCGTCGATGCGGATGATCGTCAACATGGCGAAACTGGACGACTCGCGGTGGATCCAGCTCACCGGCAACTCGGGGCACGCGTTCCACGCCAACTACACCGATCAATACGAGATGTGGCGGACCGGGCAGCTGCTGCCCTTCCGCTTCGATCGCGCGAGCATCGAGAAGGTGGCCCGCCAGACCCTGACACTCACCCCCTAG